The following coding sequences lie in one Chanos chanos chromosome 4, fChaCha1.1, whole genome shotgun sequence genomic window:
- the dio3b gene encoding iodothyronine deiodinase 3b: protein MQQSAGVQTVRALKNAAICVMLFPRFLVAAVMLWLLDFICIRRRVLLKMREHGGSPDDPPVCVSDSNKMFTLESLRAVWYGQRLDFFKTAHLGFTAPNTEVVQLDGQKRVRILDYARGRRPLILNFGSCSUPPFMTRLSAFQRVVSQYADIADSLLVYIEEAHPSDGWVSSDAPFQIPKHRCLEDRLKAAQLMNSEVPGSTVVVDNMENSSNAAYGAYFERLYILKDEKVVYQGGRGPEGYRISELRNWLEQYRNDLEDSGTVVVHV from the coding sequence ATGCAGCAATCAGCAGGTGTCCAAACGGTGAGGGCGCTAAAAAATGCAGCTATCTGTGTGATGCTGTTTCCTCGGTTTCTGGTTGCAGCGGTTATGTTGTGGCTGCTTGATTTTATTTGCATCAGGAGAAGGGTGCTGCTGAAGATGAGAGAACACGGGGGGAGTCCTGATGACCCGccggtgtgtgtgtcagactccaATAAGATGTTCACTCTTGAGTCTCTCCGGGCGGTCTGGTACGGGCAGAGATTGGACTTTTTCAAAACGGCCCATCTTGGATTTACGGCGCCGAACACCGAAGTGGTCCAACTCGACGGGCAGAAAAGAGTGCGTATCCTTGACTATGCGAGAGGGAGGAGACCACTCATCCTCAACTTCGGGAGTTGTTCCTGACCGCCGTTCATGACGCGACTGTCGGCGTTTCAGCGCGTCGTTAGCCAGTACGCTGACATAGCGGACTCTCTTCTTGTATATATCGAGGAGGCGCATCCGTCGGATGGCTGGGTAAGCTCTGACGCCCCGTTCCAAATACCCAAACATCGATGTCTAGAGGACAGGCTGAAAGCGGCACAGTTAATGAACTCAGAGGTTCCTGGAAGCACTGTGGTAGTGGATAATATGGAGAACTCCTCTAACGCAGCCTACGGGGCATATTTTGAGAGACTGTATATACTGAAGGATGAAAAGGTTGTTTATCAGGGGGGCAGGGGTCCAGAGGGATACCGGATTTCTGAGCTGAGAAACTGGCTTGAGCAATACCGGAACGATCTGGAGGACTCCGGGACAGTGGTGGTTCATGTCTAG